In Actinoplanes sp. NBC_00393, a single genomic region encodes these proteins:
- a CDS encoding SDR family oxidoreductase, giving the protein MQKVTMPSVDLSGRLAVVTGASSGLGLGLATRLAASGAEVLLAVRDREKGEAALSRLRDAVPGAAASLRALDLASLASVDALVKDLDAEGRPVNLLINNAGVMAPATRHTTADGLELQWGTNYVGHAALTLGLLPLLRAGQARVTTMTSSSARQARIDWDDLQSEKKYSAVRSYGQSKLANLLFAIELDRRSRAAGWGIVSNAAHPGTTMTGLYAAGPNLGRDKPAPHEAIFTRLHRWGVLVHSVEDGLQPALYAATSPDAHGGRLYGPDGVGQFTGGPAELKLYRPARDAGTAARLWDLTVAR; this is encoded by the coding sequence GTGCAGAAAGTGACGATGCCGTCGGTGGACCTGAGCGGGCGGCTCGCGGTCGTGACAGGCGCGAGCAGTGGGCTGGGTCTGGGCTTGGCGACACGGCTCGCGGCTTCGGGGGCTGAGGTGCTGCTCGCCGTACGCGACAGGGAGAAGGGTGAGGCGGCGCTGAGCCGGCTGCGCGATGCGGTGCCCGGCGCCGCTGCCTCGCTGCGTGCTCTTGACCTGGCCTCGCTGGCCTCGGTCGACGCCCTGGTGAAGGACCTCGATGCCGAGGGCCGGCCGGTCAACCTCCTGATCAACAATGCGGGGGTGATGGCTCCGGCGACCCGGCACACCACCGCCGACGGCCTGGAGCTGCAGTGGGGCACCAACTATGTGGGGCACGCCGCGCTGACGCTCGGGCTGCTGCCGCTGCTGCGGGCCGGGCAGGCCCGGGTGACCACGATGACCAGCAGTTCCGCCCGGCAGGCCCGGATCGACTGGGACGATCTGCAGAGCGAGAAGAAGTACTCGGCGGTGCGCTCCTACGGGCAGTCGAAGCTGGCGAACCTGCTGTTCGCGATCGAGTTGGACCGGCGCAGCCGCGCTGCGGGCTGGGGCATCGTCAGCAACGCGGCGCACCCCGGGACCACGATGACCGGCCTGTACGCGGCCGGGCCGAACCTGGGGCGCGACAAGCCCGCGCCGCACGAGGCGATCTTCACCCGGCTGCACCGCTGGGGTGTGCTGGTGCACAGCGTCGAGGACGGACTGCAGCCCGCCCTGTACGCCGCCACCAGCCCGGATGCGCACGGCGGCCGGCTGTACGGGCCGGACGGCGTCGGCCAGTTCACCGGCGGGCCGGCCGAACTGAAGCTCTACCGTCCCGCCCGCGACGCCGGCACGGCGGCGCGGCTGTGGGACCTCACCGTCGCTCGTTAG
- a CDS encoding PucR family transcriptional regulator produces MNAPDGWTAVVDLIERVMGDEDLLPSVINGVRATVPQVAVLAPSDIAGHTRALLTAATRALAARRGPTEAELSFVEELGVTRARQGVPIEAVLGAIHVAERAIWARAREVGRSEGVGPDRLLDARELYDDWAEAVRARLITAHRAAKAGVEPLPGSRDAAILRRLLHGGSAAVLAVAEAGLPAAEGLWVLVARPQHAAGVERALREHPPVLCAVVNDLLVAVTSRAPSTRVVAAGAVAGLAGPAEPGKLAPVQRHAVAALAAAEPAGRTGVVHIADVAWVAALTDRGDLATALLERHQRARSVLGVNAEPVAHAVLAYLESDRDVTVAGDRLFVHPNTVRNRVRRFAEVTGVDPAGTFGATTAWWLCRTWLREAT; encoded by the coding sequence ATGAACGCACCCGACGGCTGGACGGCCGTGGTCGACCTGATCGAACGCGTGATGGGCGACGAGGACCTGCTGCCGTCGGTGATCAACGGGGTGCGCGCAACGGTGCCGCAGGTCGCGGTGCTGGCGCCGTCCGACATCGCCGGGCACACCCGTGCGCTGCTCACCGCGGCGACCCGGGCCCTCGCTGCCCGGCGCGGCCCCACCGAGGCCGAGCTCTCGTTCGTCGAGGAACTCGGCGTCACCCGGGCCCGGCAGGGCGTGCCGATCGAGGCCGTGCTGGGCGCCATCCACGTCGCCGAACGCGCGATCTGGGCCCGCGCCCGCGAGGTCGGCCGCAGTGAGGGGGTCGGGCCGGACCGGCTGCTGGACGCCCGGGAGCTGTACGACGACTGGGCGGAGGCGGTCCGGGCCCGGCTGATCACGGCGCACCGGGCCGCGAAGGCGGGTGTGGAACCGCTGCCGGGCAGCCGGGACGCGGCGATCCTGCGGCGGCTGCTGCACGGCGGATCGGCAGCGGTGCTCGCGGTCGCCGAGGCGGGACTGCCGGCCGCCGAAGGACTGTGGGTGCTCGTCGCCCGGCCGCAGCACGCCGCCGGGGTGGAACGGGCGCTGCGGGAGCACCCGCCGGTGCTGTGCGCGGTCGTCAACGATCTGCTCGTGGCGGTCACGTCGCGGGCGCCGTCCACGCGGGTGGTCGCGGCCGGGGCGGTGGCCGGACTGGCCGGTCCGGCGGAACCCGGCAAGCTGGCGCCGGTCCAGCGGCACGCCGTCGCCGCGCTGGCCGCCGCCGAGCCGGCCGGGCGCACCGGCGTCGTGCACATCGCCGACGTGGCGTGGGTGGCGGCGCTGACCGACCGCGGCGACCTGGCCACCGCCCTGCTCGAACGCCATCAGCGGGCCCGCAGCGTGCTGGGCGTCAACGCCGAACCGGTGGCGCACGCCGTGCTGGCCTATCTGGAGAGCGACCGGGACGTCACCGTCGCCGGGGACCGGCTGTTCGTGCACCCCAACACGGTGCGCAACCGGGTGCGGCGGTTCGCCGAGGTCACCGGGGTCGACCCGGCCGGCACGTTCGGCGCGACCACCGCGTGGTGGCTGTGCCGCACCTGGCTGCGGGAGGCGACCTGA
- a CDS encoding flavin-containing monooxygenase: MRVAVIGAGAAGLAAVKALLDAGCEPVAYERGERPGGLWAGNAYASLHLNTSKGRTEFADFPMPAHWPTYPSADHIGEYLADYADKFGITERIRFGSTVTSVERDGLWAVTTEAGDTERYDAVIVANGHNWAPRLPEPGYPGTFDGVQMHAHDYRTPDVFTGRRVLVVGMGNSAMDIAVDASYTARGPVLLSARHGVHIVPKYLFGRPSDATGGALAVLPWRLRQRVAETMLRLAVGTPQGYGLPAPAGGLFQNHPTISDTILHRLTHGEVAPRPGIARLDGNRVEFTDGAADPVDVIVWATGYRVQIPFLSPQWLGPDPERLPLYQRVFHLDEPSLAFVGLMQSTGAAFPVVEAQAKLAAAYLSGAYALPPAAEQQRAVDRALRAAVERWGATARPHMRVDFDQYVAAVPREIAAGRARLARGVPA, from the coding sequence ATGCGTGTCGCCGTGATCGGCGCGGGCGCCGCCGGCCTGGCCGCGGTCAAGGCCCTGCTCGACGCCGGCTGTGAGCCGGTCGCCTACGAGCGTGGGGAGCGGCCCGGTGGGCTGTGGGCCGGCAACGCGTACGCATCGTTGCACCTCAACACCAGCAAGGGCCGCACCGAGTTCGCGGATTTCCCGATGCCGGCGCACTGGCCCACCTACCCGTCGGCCGATCACATCGGCGAGTACCTGGCGGACTACGCCGACAAGTTCGGGATCACCGAGCGCATCCGGTTCGGCAGCACCGTCACCAGCGTCGAACGCGACGGGTTGTGGGCGGTGACAACCGAGGCCGGGGACACCGAGCGCTACGACGCGGTGATCGTCGCCAACGGCCACAACTGGGCGCCGCGCCTGCCCGAGCCCGGCTATCCGGGCACGTTCGACGGCGTCCAGATGCACGCCCACGACTACCGCACGCCGGACGTCTTCACGGGTAGGCGGGTGCTGGTCGTCGGGATGGGCAACTCGGCCATGGACATTGCTGTGGACGCGTCTTACACGGCCCGCGGCCCGGTGCTGCTGTCCGCCCGGCACGGCGTGCACATCGTCCCGAAGTACCTGTTCGGCCGGCCGTCGGACGCCACCGGCGGCGCCCTGGCCGTCCTGCCGTGGCGGCTGCGCCAGCGCGTCGCCGAGACCATGCTGCGGCTGGCGGTCGGCACCCCGCAGGGCTACGGGCTGCCCGCCCCGGCCGGCGGGCTGTTCCAGAACCATCCGACGATCAGCGACACCATCCTGCACCGGCTCACCCACGGCGAGGTGGCGCCGCGACCCGGCATCGCGCGCCTGGACGGGAACCGGGTCGAGTTCACCGACGGCGCCGCCGATCCGGTGGATGTGATCGTGTGGGCGACCGGGTACCGCGTACAGATCCCGTTTCTCTCACCGCAGTGGCTGGGGCCGGATCCGGAACGCCTGCCGCTCTACCAGCGGGTCTTCCATCTGGACGAGCCGAGCCTGGCGTTCGTGGGCCTGATGCAGTCCACCGGCGCGGCGTTCCCGGTGGTGGAGGCGCAGGCCAAGCTGGCCGCGGCGTACCTGTCGGGCGCCTATGCCCTGCCGCCTGCTGCTGAGCAGCAACGCGCTGTGGACCGCGCGCTGCGCGCGGCGGTCGAACGCTGGGGAGCCACCGCGCGCCCGCACATGCGCGTCGATTTCGATCAGTACGTTGCGGCGGTGCCCCGCGAGATCGCGGCCGGCCGTGCCCGCCTGGCCCGAGGAGTGCCCGCATGA
- a CDS encoding SDR family NAD(P)-dependent oxidoreductase, protein MSSRDPKGMRVLVTGASGTFGRAICARLDALGARVVGLDLAPRVDDPVEVLACDITDDTAVPAAVAEAIALLGGLDLLINNAGIGGPAPAERAPGVEVRRQLDINLLGTWRVTAACVDALVASRGRVVMLSSRMAVMQLPLAAAYGASKRALVAYADALRLEIGTHVGVTCVYPSAVRSPIHDSTAAAGLSLEGMSQYEPLDGVVRTVLKAALSRRPRRDLPTTRRGAVEFFLARHLPALTDRIVARTLAGRARSGAFGGADLAAGVVARHTESS, encoded by the coding sequence ATGAGCAGCCGTGATCCGAAGGGCATGCGTGTCCTGGTCACCGGTGCGTCCGGAACGTTCGGCCGGGCGATCTGCGCCCGCCTGGACGCGCTCGGCGCGCGGGTCGTCGGCCTGGACCTGGCGCCCCGCGTCGACGACCCGGTCGAGGTGCTGGCCTGCGACATCACCGACGACACGGCGGTGCCGGCCGCGGTGGCCGAGGCGATCGCCCTGTTGGGCGGGCTCGACCTGCTGATCAACAACGCCGGGATCGGCGGGCCGGCCCCGGCCGAACGGGCGCCGGGCGTGGAGGTACGCCGCCAGCTCGACATCAACCTGCTCGGCACCTGGCGGGTGACCGCGGCCTGTGTGGACGCCCTGGTCGCCTCCCGCGGCCGGGTCGTCATGCTGTCGTCGCGGATGGCCGTCATGCAGCTGCCCCTGGCCGCCGCCTACGGCGCGTCCAAGCGGGCCCTGGTCGCGTACGCCGACGCGCTGCGCCTGGAGATCGGCACCCACGTCGGCGTGACCTGCGTGTACCCGTCGGCGGTCCGCAGCCCGATCCACGACTCGACGGCCGCCGCCGGGCTCTCGCTGGAGGGCATGAGCCAGTACGAGCCGCTCGACGGCGTCGTGCGTACCGTGCTGAAAGCTGCGCTCAGCCGGCGCCCGCGCCGCGACCTGCCCACCACCCGGCGCGGCGCCGTGGAATTCTTCCTGGCCCGCCACCTGCCCGCGCTGACCGACCGGATCGTCGCGCGCACCCTGGCCGGCCGGGCCCGCTCCGGCGCGTTCGGGGGCGCCGACCTGGCGGCCGGCGTCGTCGCCCGGCACACGGAGAGCTCATGA
- a CDS encoding MFS transporter, translating into MTTVRQENRTRTSDLIAYATGSIGMGVWVTVPGLLLLYFLTHTLGVSPFLAGLTLLLPKIIDVVVHPLLGSRSDRDARRAGHRRGLLRFGLLLAVAMVGMFTVPAGLSGPAAALWVGGWFIAGNLLFACFQVPYLTTPSDLRVGYHERTRVFMFRMLFLTLGLLGAGVAAPALVAAGGRGDYARMALLLSGIMVVSGLVALTGVRRLTDHAGFRTPDEHAHSTLGDIAIAWRDRDFRALVLSYLFTGTTTHLFLAALPFYTEYVFGNSGLTAVFMGAFLGPAVVAGPVWAKVSRRIGKQRGLLISQAIFVTGSLAPLLGYGTVPAVAVVVALGIAFAGLQLFAFSMVPDAVAAAEARGIARAGAYTGVWTATEATGTAIGPYVYSAVLAVGGFIATTEGQTVTQPDSAHTALLLGFTAVPAALMAVALAFQLRWTLDQTR; encoded by the coding sequence ATGACCACGGTGCGGCAGGAGAACCGGACGCGGACGAGCGACCTGATCGCGTACGCCACCGGCTCGATCGGCATGGGCGTCTGGGTGACCGTGCCCGGCCTGCTGCTGCTCTACTTCCTCACCCACACGCTCGGCGTCTCCCCGTTCCTGGCCGGCCTCACCCTGCTGCTGCCGAAGATCATCGACGTGGTCGTGCATCCGCTGCTGGGCAGCCGCTCCGACCGCGACGCCCGCCGGGCCGGGCACCGGCGCGGCCTGCTGCGTTTCGGCCTGCTGCTCGCCGTGGCGATGGTCGGCATGTTCACCGTTCCGGCCGGACTGTCCGGTCCGGCGGCCGCGCTGTGGGTCGGCGGCTGGTTCATCGCCGGGAACCTGCTGTTCGCCTGCTTCCAGGTGCCGTACCTGACCACCCCGTCGGACCTGCGGGTCGGCTACCACGAGCGCACCCGCGTCTTCATGTTCCGGATGCTGTTCCTGACCCTCGGCCTGCTCGGCGCCGGCGTCGCAGCCCCCGCCTTGGTGGCCGCGGGCGGGCGCGGCGACTACGCCCGGATGGCGCTGCTGCTGTCCGGGATCATGGTCGTCTCCGGCCTGGTCGCGCTGACCGGGGTGCGCCGCCTCACCGACCATGCCGGATTCCGGACGCCGGACGAGCACGCCCACTCCACCCTCGGCGACATCGCGATCGCCTGGCGCGACCGCGACTTCCGGGCCCTGGTGCTGTCCTACCTGTTCACCGGCACCACCACCCATCTTTTCCTGGCCGCGCTGCCGTTCTACACCGAGTACGTCTTCGGCAACTCCGGCCTGACCGCGGTGTTCATGGGCGCCTTCCTCGGCCCGGCCGTCGTCGCCGGCCCGGTCTGGGCGAAGGTGTCACGGCGCATCGGCAAACAGCGCGGCCTGCTGATCTCCCAGGCAATCTTCGTGACCGGTTCCCTCGCGCCGCTGCTCGGCTACGGCACCGTCCCGGCCGTCGCCGTGGTCGTCGCGCTGGGCATCGCGTTCGCCGGGTTGCAGCTGTTCGCGTTCTCGATGGTCCCGGACGCGGTCGCCGCCGCCGAAGCGCGCGGCATCGCCCGGGCCGGCGCCTACACCGGCGTCTGGACCGCCACCGAGGCGACCGGAACCGCGATCGGCCCGTACGTGTACTCCGCGGTGCTCGCTGTCGGCGGCTTCATCGCCACCACCGAAGGGCAGACGGTGACCCAGCCGGACTCCGCGCACACCGCGCTGCTGCTCGGCTTCACCGCGGTGCCGGCCGCGCTGATGGCCGTGGCTCTGGCGTTCCAGCTGCGCTGGACACTCGACCAAACGCGCTGA
- a CDS encoding NAD-dependent epimerase/dehydratase family protein has product MTHILVTGGAGFIGTAVTAALLAADHDVSVLDCAHPAAHREPPRTPDGVVMHRADLRERAAVREALRGVDVVIHQAALVGLGAGPDDLPEYVGCNDLGTAVLLAAMAEAGIRRLVLASSMVVYGEGAWSCPRHGPVRPAPRDTADLAAGRFDPRCPDCGTTLSAGRVSEDAPVDPRSVYAATKVAQEHLCAAWARECGAAVAALRYHNVYGPGMPRDTPYCGVAAMFRSALEQGRAPQVFEDGRQLRDFVHVEDVAAANVAALGAGDGFRAYNVASGRPMSVGAMAGALAGAFGGPAPQVTGRFRLGDVRHVVASPQRAAAELGFRAAIAPTAGVREFACAPLRS; this is encoded by the coding sequence ATGACGCACATTCTCGTGACCGGCGGAGCCGGGTTCATCGGTACGGCCGTGACCGCCGCCCTGCTCGCCGCCGACCATGACGTGTCCGTCCTGGACTGCGCTCATCCGGCGGCGCACCGCGAGCCGCCACGGACACCGGACGGTGTCGTGATGCACCGCGCCGACCTGCGGGAGCGGGCAGCGGTCCGCGAGGCGCTGCGCGGCGTCGACGTGGTGATCCACCAGGCGGCACTGGTCGGTCTCGGCGCCGGGCCCGACGATCTTCCGGAGTACGTCGGCTGCAACGACCTGGGCACCGCGGTGCTGCTCGCGGCGATGGCCGAGGCCGGGATCCGGCGGCTGGTGCTGGCCAGCTCGATGGTGGTGTACGGCGAGGGCGCCTGGTCGTGTCCGCGGCACGGCCCGGTCCGGCCGGCGCCGCGCGACACCGCCGATCTGGCGGCGGGCCGGTTCGATCCGCGGTGCCCGGACTGCGGGACGACACTGAGCGCCGGGCGGGTGAGCGAGGACGCCCCGGTGGATCCGCGCAGCGTCTATGCGGCGACCAAGGTCGCCCAGGAACACCTGTGCGCGGCCTGGGCACGTGAATGCGGCGCCGCGGTGGCCGCGCTGCGCTACCACAACGTGTACGGGCCGGGCATGCCCCGCGACACCCCGTACTGCGGGGTGGCGGCGATGTTCCGGTCCGCGCTGGAGCAGGGCCGGGCGCCGCAGGTGTTCGAGGACGGGCGGCAGTTGCGCGACTTCGTGCATGTCGAGGACGTGGCGGCGGCGAATGTGGCGGCGCTCGGTGCCGGGGACGGCTTCCGGGCGTACAACGTCGCCTCGGGCCGGCCGATGAGCGTGGGCGCGATGGCCGGCGCCCTGGCCGGCGCCTTCGGCGGGCCGGCCCCGCAGGTGACCGGCCGGTTCCGGCTGGGCGACGTGCGGCACGTGGTGGCCTCGCCGCAGCGGGCCGCCGCCGAACTGGGCTTCCGCGCGGCGATCGCGCCCACCGCCGGGGTACGGGAGTTCGCGTGCGCGCCCCTGCGCAGCTGA
- a CDS encoding glycosyltransferase family 2 protein, whose translation MTDVVLPCLNEAAALPWLLARMPDGYRPILADNGSTDGSREVARRHGARVIEVAERGYGAAVHAGILAADPVDGVVCVLDADGSFDPAELPRLAGPVRAGDADLVCGRRRPTSARAWPAHARAGNAVLAHRVRRATGLPVHDIAPMRAARRDALLALDLRDRRCGYPLELLLGAARTGWRVREVDVAYRPRAAGTRSKVTGTLRGTLVAIHDMRAVLAR comes from the coding sequence ATGACCGATGTGGTGTTGCCCTGCCTGAACGAGGCCGCCGCCCTGCCGTGGCTGCTGGCCCGGATGCCGGACGGCTACCGGCCGATCCTGGCCGACAACGGTTCCACCGACGGCTCCCGCGAGGTGGCCCGCCGGCACGGCGCCCGGGTGATCGAGGTCGCCGAGCGCGGCTACGGCGCCGCGGTGCACGCCGGGATCCTCGCCGCCGATCCGGTCGACGGCGTGGTGTGCGTGCTCGACGCCGACGGGTCCTTCGACCCGGCGGAGCTGCCCCGGCTGGCCGGCCCGGTCCGGGCCGGCGACGCCGACCTGGTGTGCGGGCGCCGCCGGCCGACCAGCGCCCGGGCCTGGCCGGCGCATGCCCGGGCCGGCAACGCGGTCCTGGCCCATCGGGTACGCCGGGCCACCGGCCTGCCCGTGCACGACATCGCCCCGATGCGTGCCGCCCGCCGCGACGCCCTGCTCGCCCTCGATCTGCGCGATCGGCGCTGCGGCTACCCGCTGGAGCTGCTGCTGGGCGCGGCCCGGACCGGCTGGCGGGTGCGGGAGGTCGACGTCGCGTACCGGCCGCGGGCCGCCGGAACGCGGTCGAAGGTGACCGGCACGCTGCGCGGCACCCTCGTCGCCATCCACGACATGCGGGCGGTGCTGGCCCGATGA
- a CDS encoding TIGR04282 family arsenosugar biosynthesis glycosyltransferase, which yields MIQLLVMAKAPVPGRVKTRLCPPCTPQTAAAIAAAALADTLRTAIGVPAVRRTLVLDGDHPVPLGWACVPQRGTGLGERLAAAFADTALPGVPSLLIGMDTPQLTGRMLRDAAAQLCRTPAVLGPADDGGWWALGLHDATHAAVLPQVPMSTATTGEHTLAALHGRGLRPALLPRLRDVDTAADAVTVAAACPPGARFPAAVARWLPAGNTGKPPAVVARPMTGGRTGKPPAAATLPMTSTNAGKPPSMAGGETL from the coding sequence ATGATCCAGCTGCTGGTGATGGCGAAGGCGCCGGTGCCCGGACGGGTGAAGACCCGGCTCTGCCCGCCCTGCACCCCGCAGACCGCAGCGGCGATCGCGGCCGCCGCGCTCGCCGACACGCTGCGCACCGCGATCGGGGTTCCGGCTGTGCGGCGCACGCTCGTGCTCGACGGCGACCACCCGGTCCCGCTCGGCTGGGCGTGCGTGCCCCAGCGCGGCACCGGCCTGGGGGAGCGGCTGGCGGCCGCGTTCGCCGACACCGCCCTGCCCGGGGTGCCGTCGCTGCTGATCGGCATGGACACGCCCCAGCTGACCGGCCGGATGCTGCGGGACGCGGCCGCACAACTGTGCCGCACCCCGGCAGTGCTGGGTCCGGCCGACGACGGCGGCTGGTGGGCGCTGGGCCTGCACGACGCCACCCACGCCGCGGTGCTGCCGCAGGTGCCGATGTCCACCGCGACGACCGGCGAGCACACCCTGGCAGCGTTGCACGGCCGCGGTCTGCGCCCGGCCCTGCTGCCGCGCCTGCGCGACGTCGACACCGCCGCGGACGCTGTCACCGTCGCGGCGGCCTGCCCGCCGGGCGCCCGGTTCCCGGCCGCCGTGGCCCGGTGGCTGCCGGCCGGCAACACCGGAAAGCCACCGGCCGTCGTCGCCCGGCCGATGACCGGCGGCCGCACCGGGAAGCCGCCCGCCGCTGCCACCCTGCCGATGACCAGCACCAACGCGGGGAAGCCGCCGTCGATGGCCGGGGGTGAGACGCTGTGA
- a CDS encoding class I SAM-dependent methyltransferase produces the protein MNQALTACPPGEQAALDLYDSALLRAVTGGEAQLVMRAPDGREHRVDAAAWCRAARPGDRGLLERCTGATLDVGCGPGRLTGALLRRGRPVLGIDVSAAAVRLTRARGAPALRRDVFAPVPGHGRWEHLLLADGNLGIGGDPAALLRRCRDLLAAHGRLHTEVEPPGTGSWSGPATLHDGAGSSGAPLRWAQVAADDLAPLAHAAGLHIRTSWTEAGRWFTTLAPA, from the coding sequence GTGAACCAGGCGCTCACCGCCTGCCCGCCCGGCGAGCAGGCCGCACTCGACCTCTACGACAGTGCCCTGCTGCGGGCCGTCACCGGCGGGGAAGCGCAGCTGGTGATGCGGGCGCCGGACGGCCGTGAACACCGGGTGGACGCCGCCGCGTGGTGCCGGGCCGCCCGTCCCGGCGATCGCGGACTGCTCGAACGCTGCACCGGCGCGACCCTCGACGTCGGCTGCGGTCCGGGCCGGCTCACCGGCGCCCTGCTGCGCCGTGGCCGGCCGGTGCTCGGCATCGACGTGAGCGCGGCGGCCGTACGCCTGACCCGCGCGCGCGGCGCCCCGGCCCTGCGCCGCGACGTGTTCGCGCCGGTGCCCGGGCACGGCCGCTGGGAGCACCTGCTGCTCGCCGACGGCAACCTCGGCATCGGCGGCGACCCGGCCGCGCTGCTGCGGCGCTGCCGTGACCTGCTCGCCGCGCACGGCCGGCTGCACACCGAAGTGGAACCGCCCGGCACCGGCAGCTGGTCCGGCCCGGCCACCCTGCACGACGGTGCCGGCAGCTCAGGCGCGCCACTTCGCTGGGCGCAGGTCGCCGCCGACGATCTGGCGCCCCTGGCCCACGCCGCGGGCCTGCACATCCGTACGAGCTGGACGGAGGCCGGCCGATGGTTCACGACCCTGGCTCCCGCGTGA
- a CDS encoding molybdopterin-dependent oxidoreductase, translating to MSRTLTWLTEPPRRGPLRPGAFSSPLRSARLTSLLGIALAVAFGICFVTGVLSHLIQQPPGWFRWPSRPAGLYRFTQGLHVATGLAVVPLLGAKLWSVYPRLFTWPLLRGAAHAAERLSVAALVAAALFQVVSGILNTAYWYAPMPFFFTAAHYWVAWLAIGALLVHIGVQLPAVRRAGPPVPGETVGRRQVLLAAGAAAGVITIATVGQTVRPLAAVSVLAPRRPGTGPQGLPVNRTAAAAGVQESAMDPAYRLTVTGFGRSVELSRADLAALPQHTAVLPIACVEGWSAVGTWSGVRLRDLAALVGADLAGCEAQVESLQPAGRYRTSVVAGPHLADGATLIALRLGGEDLALDHGYPARLIAPNRPGVLQTKWVDRITLRSVR from the coding sequence GTGAGCCGGACCCTGACCTGGCTCACCGAGCCACCCCGGCGCGGGCCGCTGCGCCCCGGCGCCTTCTCGTCCCCGCTGCGCTCGGCCCGGCTGACCAGCCTGCTCGGCATCGCGCTCGCCGTCGCGTTCGGGATCTGCTTCGTCACCGGTGTGCTCAGCCACCTGATTCAGCAGCCGCCCGGCTGGTTCCGGTGGCCGTCGCGCCCGGCCGGCCTTTACCGCTTCACCCAGGGCCTGCACGTGGCGACCGGCCTGGCGGTCGTGCCGCTACTCGGCGCGAAACTCTGGTCGGTCTACCCGCGGCTGTTCACCTGGCCGCTGCTGCGCGGCGCGGCGCACGCCGCCGAGCGGCTGTCGGTCGCCGCGCTGGTCGCGGCGGCACTGTTCCAGGTGGTCAGCGGCATTCTGAACACGGCCTACTGGTACGCGCCGATGCCGTTCTTCTTCACCGCCGCGCACTACTGGGTCGCCTGGCTCGCCATCGGCGCGCTCCTGGTGCACATCGGCGTGCAGCTTCCCGCCGTGCGGCGCGCCGGGCCGCCTGTACCCGGGGAGACGGTCGGGCGCCGCCAGGTCCTGCTGGCGGCCGGCGCGGCAGCCGGGGTCATCACGATCGCCACCGTCGGCCAGACCGTCCGCCCGCTGGCCGCCGTCTCCGTGCTCGCGCCACGGCGTCCCGGCACCGGACCGCAGGGACTGCCGGTCAACCGCACCGCAGCTGCAGCCGGGGTCCAGGAGTCCGCGATGGACCCCGCCTACCGCCTCACCGTCACCGGCTTCGGCCGCAGCGTCGAGCTGAGCCGCGCCGACCTGGCGGCTCTGCCGCAGCACACCGCGGTCCTGCCGATCGCCTGCGTGGAGGGCTGGAGCGCGGTCGGCACCTGGTCCGGGGTACGGCTGCGCGACCTCGCCGCTCTCGTCGGCGCCGACCTCGCCGGATGCGAGGCCCAGGTGGAGTCCCTGCAGCCGGCCGGCCGGTACCGCACGTCGGTGGTGGCCGGCCCGCACCTGGCCGACGGCGCCACCCTGATCGCGCTGCGGCTCGGCGGCGAGGACCTGGCACTCGACCACGGCTACCCGGCCCGGCTGATCGCGCCGAACCGGCCCGGCGTCCTGCAGACCAAATGGGTCGACCGGATCACGCTGCGGAGCGTCCGGTGA
- a CDS encoding response regulator transcription factor: MTHQVLVVDDDPTVSDVVRRYLEQDGCRVRLAADGLAALAAVDAERPDLVVLDLMLGGLDGLEVCRRLQREQPGLPVVMLTALGEESDRVLGLEVGADDYVTKPFSPRELVLRVRSVLRRTAPAATPRPALLRDGALSADTGRRTAELDGRPLALTVREFDLLEFLMRNPARVWSRAELLDRVWGWNFGDQSTVTVHVRRLREKIEPDPAAPTRLVTVWGVGYRYEPAGHA; encoded by the coding sequence GTGACCCACCAGGTACTCGTCGTCGACGACGACCCGACCGTCAGTGACGTCGTGCGCCGCTACCTCGAGCAGGACGGCTGCCGGGTGCGGCTGGCCGCCGACGGTCTCGCCGCGCTCGCCGCCGTCGACGCCGAACGCCCCGACCTCGTCGTGCTCGACCTGATGCTCGGCGGCCTCGACGGTCTCGAGGTGTGCCGGCGCCTGCAGCGCGAGCAACCCGGCCTGCCGGTCGTCATGCTCACCGCGCTCGGCGAGGAGAGCGACCGGGTGCTCGGCCTGGAGGTCGGCGCCGACGACTACGTGACCAAACCGTTCAGTCCGCGCGAGCTGGTCCTGCGGGTGCGGTCGGTGCTGCGCCGTACGGCGCCGGCCGCGACGCCGCGGCCCGCCCTGCTGCGCGACGGCGCGCTGAGCGCCGACACCGGCCGCCGCACCGCCGAACTGGACGGCCGGCCACTCGCCCTGACGGTACGCGAGTTCGACCTGCTGGAGTTCCTGATGCGCAACCCGGCCCGGGTGTGGTCGCGCGCCGAGCTGCTCGACCGGGTGTGGGGCTGGAACTTCGGCGACCAGTCCACCGTCACCGTCCACGTGCGCCGCCTGCGCGAGAAGATCGAGCCGGACCCGGCCGCGCCCACCCGGCTCGTCACCGTCTGGGGCGTCGGCTACCGCTACGAACCGGCCGGCCATGCGTGA